Below is a window of Gemmatimonadaceae bacterium DNA.
CCGCACGGAATCCCTCCGAGTTCTTCGCGATGGCAACGGAAGCGTTCTTTTGCTCGCCCGAGCGTCTCCGCGCCAGCCTGCCCGATCTGTACGAACAGCTGCGGCGGTTCAACCGTGCCTAACGCGGCGCGTTGCCGCCGTGTTCCCGAGCCGGGCACCAACTCCTAACGAGCTAGGTTGCGATGGAGTACGAGATAACCAAAGACGCAGATCTCGACGCAGTCTTCGCAGCGGTGCGTGAGGGGATCCGCGGTGCCGACCCGACGGATGTTGGCCCGCGTGACTGGCAACCGCTCAATCTCGCGTTACGGGCGCGCGATGGCACTCTCGTCGGTGGTCTGTATGGCGCGACGATGTGGAAGTGGCTCTTGATCGACGGCCTCTGGGTCGC
It encodes the following:
- a CDS encoding zinc-dependent peptidase, with the protein product MNAGEDPPLDDYAARNPSEFFAMATEAFFCSPERLRASLPDLYEQLRRFNRA